Proteins encoded together in one Myotis daubentonii chromosome 17, mMyoDau2.1, whole genome shotgun sequence window:
- the TBC1D31 gene encoding TBC1 domain family member 31 isoform X10 produces MWHFSTFRGNTPSKAGNYSEYYRANWCQHWFEYFPNPPINILSMIENVLAFHDKELLQHFIDRDVTSQLYAWPLLETVFSEVLTREEWLKLFDNVFSNHPSFLLMTVVAYNICSRAPLLNCDRKDDFEYFFHHRNNLDISVVIREVYHLMDTTPADIHPERVLSGFAALTKGQYPVFNQYPKFIVDYQTQERERIRNDELDYLRERQTVKNMQAEVDQQRAEDEAWCQKQELLHKAEETRREMLLHEEEKMLQQRQRLAAVKRELKIQEMHLQDAARRRLLKLQQDQQEMELRRLDDEIERKVNMRDREIATTAKDLEMRHLELESQKRLYEKNLTRNQETVAKEMREDIDAYRRKVDLEERSFHRLIEADQTQNQKAQKLIEENLAKAEQACLNTDWQIQALQKQRWSDQQRNESYREMAKLLRENRRKEIEVLNAMMQNEAKKWKEAEEKDFQLKSEKKASALSDASRKWFLEKEIDDALEHAEHIHNKVVPRCQNERVASSRLPRTSQLDDISEMDSSTRISLIQRKMQWDTMERDLLERVRNLRQRLTAQARSRCQTPHLLAT; encoded by the exons ATGTGGCATTTCTCAACCTTCAGAGGAAATACCCCATCAAAAGCAGGAAACTACTCAGAGTATTACAGAG ccAATTGGTGTCAACACTGGTTTGAGTATTTTCCTAACCCTCCTATCAATATTCTTAGCATGATAGAAAATGTCCTGGCTTTTCATGACAAGGAGCTGCTGCAGCACTTCATAGATCGTGACGTAACTTCCCAG cTATATGCATGGCCTCTTCTTGAAACTGTGTTCTCAGAAGTACTGACAAGAGAGGAGTGGctaaaattatttgataatgtCTTTTCCAACCATCCTTCATTCCTGCTGATGACCGTTGTAGCCTACAACATATGTTCTAGAGCTCCTTTGCTCAACTGTGATCGTAAAGATGATTTTGAG TACTTTTTTCACCATCGGAATAACCTGGACATAAGTGTTGTAATCAGAGAAGTTTATCATCTCATGGACACCACACCTGCCGACATTCATCCAGAGCGTGTGCTCAGTGGTTTTGCGGCACTGACAAAGGGACAGTATCCAGTATTTAACCAGTATCCCAAGTTCATTGTGGACTACCAGACACAGGAACGGGAACGAATAAGGAATGATGAATTGGATTACTTACGAGAGAG GCAGACGGTTAAGAATATGCAAGCTGAAGTGGACCAACAACGAGCTGAAGATGAAGCTTGGTGCCAAAAACAAGAACTACTCCATAAAGCTGAAGAAACCAGGAGAGAAATGCTCCTACACGAGGAGGAGAAGATGCTACAGCAAAGACAGAG ACTAGCTGCTGTGAAAAGGGAGCTGAAAATACAGGAAATGCACTTACAGGATGCCGCAAGAAGACGTTTGCTGAAGCTTCAGCAAGATCAGCAGGAAATGGAACTGAGGAGACTGGATGATGAGATTGAGAGAAAG GTAAATATGAGAGATCGAGAAATTGCTACCACAGCCAAAGACCTAGAAATGAGACATCTGGAACTTGAATCACAAAAAAGACTTTATGAGAAG AATCTTACTAGAAATCAAGAAACTGTTGCAAAAGAAATGAGAGAAGATATAGATGCCTATAGACGAAAAGTGGATCTTGAAGAACGCTCATTTCATAGACTGATAGAAGCAGATCAAACACAGAACCAAAAAGCCCAAAAG TTAATTGAAGAAAACTTGGCAAAAGCTGAACAAGCCTGTCTAAATACTGACTGGCAAATTCAGGCTTTACAAAAACAAAGATGGAGCGATCAACAACGAAATGAATCTTACCGGGAAATGGCCAAACTCCTTCGggaaaacagaaggaaagaaatagaagTATTGAATGCAATGATGCAGAATGAAGCTAAAAAA TGGAAGGAAGCTGAAGAAAAAGACTTTCAGctgaaatcagaaaagaaagcttCTGCTCTTTCAGATGCATCTAGAAAGTGGTTTCTAGAGAAGGAGATAGACGATGCTTTGGAACACGCTGAACATATACATAATAAGG TAGTGCCCAGATGCCAAAATGAACGGGTTGCCTCAAGCCGTTTGCCTAGAACCTCACAATTAGATGACATTTCTGAAATGGATTCCTCAACTCGGA TTTCTTTAATCCAAAGAAAAATGCAGTGGGACACCATGGAACGGGATCTTCTGGAGAGAGTGAGAAACCTTCGCCAGAGACTCACCGCGCAAGCTCGTAGCAGATGTCAAACACCTCATCTTTTGGCCACATAG